GCCTCCATACCACCGAGTTTCTGGATGTCTTCGGTTGCCGCGGCCTCGACGACATCGAGCACGTCGTCGATGGTGACGATACCGATGAGGACGCCGGTACTGTCGGTAACCGGAAGGGCTACCCGGTCCTCACGTTTAAATATAGGGATCGCCGTCTCCTGGTCGTCCGTCGCCTTCAGGGCCACGAAGCGGTTGTCCATCAGATCGGAGACGAGGCGTGTCGGGGACGCCAGGAGGAACTGGCGTATCCCGATGTCGTCGATGAGGACCCCCTTGTCGTCCACGACATAGACGTTGCTGAGCGTCTCAGAGTCATGCCCGTGCCGGCGGATGTGGTCCAGCACCTGCTCCACCGCCCAATCCTTCCGCACGCGAACATAATCGGGGGTCATGCGGCGGCCGATACTGTCTTCCGGGTAGCCGAGCAGGTTGACCGCCACCGCGCGCTCCTTCGGCGAGAGGAGCGCAAGCATCTGCTTTGTCACCGTGGCCGGAAGTTCCTCGAGGAGTGTGGTACGGTCGTCCGGTGACATGTCATTGAGGATGGCCGCTACGTCTTCCTTGGCCATAGCCTTGATGAGCTCTTCCTGCGATTCGATGTCCAGGTACTCGAATACCGCGGACGCCAGCCTGCGTGGCAGGACGCGAAAGACGATCACCTTGTCCTCAATGATCAGGTCTTCCAGCAGACGCGCCAAGTCGGGTGGTGGATAGTCACTCAACAGGTTGCGCAGAGAAGCGAAATCGCGCGCATGAATGAGATTTTCCAATTCTGAATGCACAAGAACTCCTGGAGCAGGTCTTCAGGGGTATAACCCACGAGATACTATCACACAGATCGCAAAAGCCCCACCAGTTTTATCCACTACAAAAGTTTTTGACGCCTCTCCTCCCCTCACAAAGGGTGCTCCTTCGAAATTCTCTCCTCTTTAAGAGATCTGTCTGCTGCACGCCGGCGTCTAAATCCATTCTGTTGGGGAGGATCTTGTCCCATTATTGGCTCAAAGCAATAGGAGCATACCTCATAAAGGCACCAATGACACCGCTCCCCCCCCTTTTGAAGTGCAGCGCAGAGGACCTTAAATAGATGATAAAATTGGTGATGGCAGTCGGCTCTATCTCCGGAGGGAAGGAGGCGGTATGAGGAAGGGTCTGAAGATAACGGGAATAGTTGCCGGAGTGGTCGTGGCGCTCCTCGTGCTCCTCGCGGCAGCGGCGAAAATTCTCATCACGCCGGAGCGGGTGAAGGCGACCGTCGTCCCGCTGGCGGAAAAGAAACTGCACCGCCAGCTCAAGCTGGGAGAGATCAAGGTAAGCCTCTTCTCCGGCATCCTCCTGCGCGACGTCGCCGTCATGGAGAAGGACGGCAAGGGCGTCTTTCTGCAGGCGCACGAGGCGAAGCTCGCCTACCAGTTCTGGCCCCTCCTTCACAAGCAGGTCATAGTGGACGAGATCGCCCTCGATACCTTGAAGCTCAACGTGGTCCGCATGCCTGACGGCACCTTCAACTACTCCGACATCACCGCCAAGAAGGAGGCGCCCGAACAGGCGAAGCCGCCGGCCAAAGAGGAGATCAACCTCGTAGTCTCAAAGGTGGAGGTGAAAGACAGCGAGGTCCGCTTTGAGGACCGCAAGGTCCCCTCCGGCCCCCCCGCAGTGTACACCGTCAGCGACCTCGACCTCTCAGCAAAGGACATCTCGCTGCAGGACCCCTTCCCGGTGGAGATAAAGGGAAAGGTCTTCGCGACTCCATTGGAGATCAAGGCGAAGATCGCCAACGCCTCCAACAAACCCTCTCTGGAGGGGACGGTGAAGATCCCACAGGGGGACCTGAGAAAGCTCGTAGCCGCTCTTCCGGCGACCTTGGCTCCAAAGGCGCGCCCCTTTGACCCTTCCGGTACTGTGAAAGTCGATCTCGACGTCGCGGGACCGGTATCGGCCCCTGTTCAGCAGCTCCTGAAAAAGGGGGAGATCGCCCTCAGCAACGTGCAGGTCACCGCGTCGGGACAGCGCCCGACCATTGCCGGGCACCTGAAGCTTGCCGGCGACACGGTCTCCTCGCAGGACCTGAACGTCACCCTCGGGCAAAACAAGCTGAACATCGCCTTGAACATCGCCCATCTCCTCGCCAAGCCGCTGGTGATCGGAAGCACCGTAAAGGCCGATACCTTCAGCCTCGATCCCTTCCTCAAGAAAGGACCAGCAGGAGGTCCCCCCGCCGGTGCCGCGGAAAAACCGGAGCCGGGCCCCATGAACCTCCCGGTGCAGGCGAGCGGCACCGTGCAGATCGGCAACACCTCCTACAAGGGGCTCCCGGTCAGCGGGCTCTTTCTGAAGTACCGCCTGGTCTCCAACGTCTTCCACATAGAGGAGCTGCGCGGGAAGACCGCCGGGGGCTCATTCAGCGACACCGGCCGTGTCGATCTCGGTAAAAAAGGGTACGGTTATGCCACGCGCCTCGCCTTGCGCGGCGTGCAGATCGAGCAGGTGGTGAAGGCCTTCGCACCGCAGCAGACCGGGAAGGTCTTCGGCGCCCTCTCCCTTGATGC
The DNA window shown above is from Geomonas sp. RF6 and carries:
- the mgtE gene encoding magnesium transporter; amino-acid sequence: MHSELENLIHARDFASLRNLLSDYPPPDLARLLEDLIIEDKVIVFRVLPRRLASAVFEYLDIESQEELIKAMAKEDVAAILNDMSPDDRTTLLEELPATVTKQMLALLSPKERAVAVNLLGYPEDSIGRRMTPDYVRVRKDWAVEQVLDHIRRHGHDSETLSNVYVVDDKGVLIDDIGIRQFLLASPTRLVSDLMDNRFVALKATDDQETAIPIFKREDRVALPVTDSTGVLIGIVTIDDVLDVVEAAATEDIQKLGGMEALDEPYMQIAMSRMVKKRAGWLVILFISEMLTATAMGFFEAEIQRAVVLALFVPLIISSGGNSGSQASTLVIRALALEEIHLRDWWRVMRREVISGLLLGSILGILGFSRIMIWSAFSDLYGPHAFLVAVTVGVALIGIVLWGTFAGSMLPFVLRRLGFDPAASSAPFVATLVDVTGLVIYFSVAVVVLRGTLL
- a CDS encoding AsmA family protein encodes the protein MRKGLKITGIVAGVVVALLVLLAAAAKILITPERVKATVVPLAEKKLHRQLKLGEIKVSLFSGILLRDVAVMEKDGKGVFLQAHEAKLAYQFWPLLHKQVIVDEIALDTLKLNVVRMPDGTFNYSDITAKKEAPEQAKPPAKEEINLVVSKVEVKDSEVRFEDRKVPSGPPAVYTVSDLDLSAKDISLQDPFPVEIKGKVFATPLEIKAKIANASNKPSLEGTVKIPQGDLRKLVAALPATLAPKARPFDPSGTVKVDLDVAGPVSAPVQQLLKKGEIALSNVQVTASGQRPTIAGHLKLAGDTVSSQDLNVTLGQNKLNIALNIAHLLAKPLVIGSTVKADTFSLDPFLKKGPAGGPPAGAAEKPEPGPMNLPVQASGTVQIGNTSYKGLPVSGLFLKYRLVSNVFHIEELRGKTAGGSFSDTGRVDLGKKGYGYATRLALRGVQIEQVVKAFAPQQTGKVFGALSLDADITGAGTKTGTLERNLGGGGNFSITGGRMTGTHLLQELSRYLNAPELREIHFTTFGGNFRFQDGKLLLDSSIASKDLQTAPKGTVGLIDKSLNLALPTKIAPNLTSKIARGGTGKYVADEKGWGTLPLKVTGTTTAPKVRLDTSGIGAELAGKAKEKAKEKLEQTLKDKLMKQKPGEEPRPEQEILQKGLRGIFGK